A portion of the Stigmatella aurantiaca DW4/3-1 genome contains these proteins:
- a CDS encoding FtsB family cell division protein, which produces MTARGKFLVVAVVAGALSLASVADARGFRRYLTLRRDVETLQERNRTLAEQNEALRREIQALRKEPAALERAAREELGYVKPGEIVFHLEAP; this is translated from the coding sequence ATGACGGCACGCGGAAAGTTCCTGGTGGTGGCGGTGGTGGCGGGGGCGCTGTCCCTGGCCTCCGTGGCCGATGCCCGAGGCTTCCGCCGCTACCTCACGCTGCGGCGGGATGTGGAGACGCTCCAGGAGCGCAACCGCACGTTGGCCGAGCAGAACGAGGCCCTCCGCCGCGAGATTCAAGCGCTGCGCAAGGAGCCCGCCGCCCTCGAGCGCGCCGCGCGAGAGGAGCTCGGCTACGTGAAGCCGGGCGAGATCGTCTTCCACCTGGAGGCGCCATGA
- the msrB gene encoding peptide-methionine (R)-S-oxide reductase MsrB, with protein MVDKLTLSDEEWRKRLKPEEYEVLRKHGTEYPWSGCFVGTKEPGTYVCAGCGNPLFRAGVKFESGTGWPSFTQPLQPDAVTEYHDRSHGMVRTEVRCGRCDGHLGHVFPDGPPPTGLRYCMNSVAMKHVPEGQPFELVKA; from the coding sequence ATGGTGGACAAGCTGACCCTGAGCGATGAGGAATGGCGCAAGCGTCTGAAGCCCGAGGAGTACGAGGTGCTGCGCAAGCACGGCACGGAGTACCCCTGGTCCGGATGCTTCGTGGGCACGAAGGAGCCCGGCACGTACGTCTGCGCTGGCTGCGGCAATCCGCTCTTCCGGGCGGGCGTGAAGTTCGAGTCCGGAACGGGCTGGCCGTCCTTCACCCAGCCCCTCCAGCCGGACGCGGTGACGGAGTACCACGATCGCTCACACGGCATGGTGCGCACCGAGGTGCGCTGTGGCCGGTGTGACGGCCACCTGGGGCACGTCTTCCCGGATGGCCCCCCGCCCACGGGGCTCCGCTACTGCATGAACTCCGTGGCCATGAAGCACGTGCCCGAGGGCCAGCCCTTCGAGCTGGTCAAAGCGTAG
- a CDS encoding TlpA family protein disulfide reductase gives MIRSRRALGCALLLALAACRSTPSAVEAPGEGFLGALVLPSVGPVPYRPRSLSGKVVLVSFFATWCFPCVAEVPTLQALQREHGPEGFQVVAVGMDLEGARVLAPYADHAALNYPMLLADEYLRSGRTAFGHIGALPMTVILDREGRAVAAWQGMSGRGDLEKTLKKALAR, from the coding sequence ATGATCCGTTCGCGCCGGGCCCTGGGGTGCGCGCTGCTGTTGGCCTTGGCCGCGTGCCGGAGTACCCCCAGCGCGGTGGAGGCGCCGGGGGAGGGATTCCTCGGTGCCCTGGTCCTGCCATCCGTGGGGCCTGTGCCGTACCGGCCCCGGAGCCTGTCTGGAAAGGTGGTGCTGGTCAGTTTCTTCGCGACATGGTGTTTCCCCTGTGTCGCGGAAGTCCCCACATTGCAGGCGCTCCAGCGCGAGCATGGTCCCGAGGGGTTCCAGGTCGTCGCGGTGGGGATGGACCTGGAAGGTGCCCGGGTGCTGGCGCCTTACGCCGATCATGCCGCGCTCAACTACCCGATGTTACTGGCGGATGAGTACCTGCGGTCGGGGCGGACGGCCTTCGGACACATCGGCGCGTTGCCCATGACGGTCATCCTCGATCGGGAGGGCCGGGCGGTGGCTGCCTGGCAAGGCATGTCCGGGCGTGGGGACCTGGAGAAGACGCTGAAGAAGGCGCTGGCGCGCTAG
- a CDS encoding sensor domain-containing diguanylate cyclase, which produces MNAFSAVPLMPKIVRHSVRSISLVAVLLVFMHLARGGFRGLHTLGWTDACLVMFLLVGLGASAWRRLRRTALGSVIELRDDLELGGGLVAAAFIVVAIGGAALFPLIYLLMAFLVAFLQRNAGITLLGVALVFDGLVTLGGPGPGSGAAFATHALFLSLFAAMYHVVLSARIAAARRAESGAVQKRIKEVEERARTFRLISSGTQDSFSGMNQDEKWLVASVKEVEGAVGAALEVAETALRTHTCASFLLDSDDRGLKLHDCRSASDRVQRERFHSGEGIIGGVLKRRAPVRMNSLNGLKGITYYESAPAVQAVLAVPIIETGGQVRGVLVADRITNDPFSDQDERLLTILAGEVLRAIEVERVMTYIRKSRDEKDRFFRAIEELNRAGNPEQVFIAVLESARQVASLDFCAVTLVSEVDGKRMHRVARMTGVTAGGKALEGQAFPDNNGLVANVVRYGAPLPGRDIKAMDRQIVFDEETQIKGLGALKIFPLTAGDRILGTLVVGSRKKVLDADVLRMLEVMAIQAAQAVLRAQLFEQMERMATTDGLTGLLNHRTFQSKADEHLAQARRYQRKLSLILTDIDHFKSVNDTYGHPTGDAVLKGVAKILRDKARDTDIVARYGGEEFAIIMPETDAKGALVIAERIREAVKAEVFQTEMGPLKVTLSLGISTGPDHGYDKQHLIDLSDQCLYHAKRNGRNQSVTVAQMQGGRKLQVAEAG; this is translated from the coding sequence ATGAACGCGTTCTCGGCAGTCCCCTTGATGCCCAAGATCGTCCGCCATTCGGTCCGGTCGATTTCCCTGGTGGCCGTGTTGCTGGTCTTCATGCACCTGGCGCGCGGGGGATTCCGGGGGCTGCACACGCTGGGGTGGACCGACGCGTGCCTCGTCATGTTCCTGCTGGTAGGCCTGGGGGCCTCGGCATGGCGGCGCCTCCGGCGCACGGCCCTGGGCTCGGTGATCGAACTGCGCGATGACCTGGAGCTGGGCGGAGGCCTCGTCGCCGCGGCCTTCATCGTCGTGGCCATCGGGGGCGCGGCGCTGTTTCCCCTCATCTATCTCTTGATGGCGTTCCTGGTGGCCTTCTTGCAGCGCAACGCGGGGATCACGCTGCTGGGCGTGGCGCTGGTGTTCGACGGGTTGGTCACCTTGGGAGGGCCGGGCCCGGGCAGCGGGGCGGCCTTTGCCACGCACGCGCTCTTTCTGTCGCTCTTCGCGGCGATGTACCACGTGGTGCTCTCGGCCCGGATCGCCGCCGCCCGCCGCGCGGAGAGCGGCGCGGTGCAGAAGCGCATCAAGGAGGTGGAGGAGCGGGCGCGCACCTTCCGCCTCATCAGCTCGGGCACCCAGGACAGCTTCAGCGGGATGAACCAGGACGAGAAGTGGCTGGTGGCCTCGGTGAAAGAGGTCGAGGGCGCGGTGGGGGCGGCGCTGGAAGTGGCCGAGACGGCTTTGCGCACCCACACCTGTGCCTCCTTCCTGCTCGACTCGGATGACCGGGGCCTGAAGCTGCACGACTGCCGTTCGGCCTCGGACCGCGTCCAGCGGGAGCGCTTCCACTCGGGAGAGGGCATCATCGGTGGGGTGCTCAAGCGCCGGGCGCCCGTGCGGATGAACTCGCTCAACGGGCTCAAGGGCATCACCTATTACGAGAGTGCTCCCGCCGTGCAGGCCGTGCTGGCCGTGCCGATCATCGAGACAGGGGGCCAGGTGCGCGGTGTGCTGGTGGCGGACCGCATCACGAACGATCCGTTCTCGGATCAGGATGAGCGGCTGCTCACCATCCTCGCGGGCGAGGTGCTGCGCGCCATCGAGGTGGAGCGGGTGATGACGTACATCCGCAAGAGCCGGGATGAGAAGGACCGGTTCTTCCGCGCCATCGAGGAGCTCAACCGCGCGGGCAACCCAGAGCAGGTCTTCATCGCGGTGCTGGAGAGCGCGCGGCAGGTGGCCAGCCTGGACTTCTGCGCGGTGACGCTGGTGAGTGAAGTGGACGGCAAGCGCATGCACCGGGTGGCGCGGATGACGGGCGTCACGGCCGGGGGCAAGGCCCTGGAGGGCCAAGCCTTCCCGGACAACAACGGGCTGGTGGCCAACGTGGTGCGCTACGGCGCGCCGCTGCCGGGCCGGGACATCAAGGCGATGGACCGGCAGATCGTCTTCGACGAGGAGACGCAGATCAAAGGCCTGGGCGCGCTGAAGATCTTCCCGCTCACCGCGGGCGACCGGATCCTCGGCACGCTGGTGGTGGGCTCGCGCAAGAAGGTGCTGGACGCGGACGTGCTCCGGATGCTGGAGGTGATGGCCATCCAGGCGGCGCAGGCGGTGCTTCGCGCCCAGCTCTTCGAGCAGATGGAGCGCATGGCCACCACGGATGGCCTCACCGGGCTGCTCAACCACCGCACCTTCCAGAGCAAGGCGGACGAGCACCTGGCGCAGGCGCGGCGCTACCAGCGCAAGCTGTCGCTCATCCTCACGGACATCGATCACTTCAAGAGCGTCAACGACACGTATGGCCACCCCACGGGGGATGCCGTGCTCAAGGGCGTGGCGAAGATCCTCCGCGACAAGGCGCGCGACACGGACATCGTGGCCCGTTACGGCGGCGAGGAGTTCGCCATCATCATGCCGGAGACGGATGCCAAGGGGGCGCTGGTCATCGCCGAGCGCATCCGCGAGGCGGTGAAGGCCGAGGTGTTCCAGACGGAGATGGGGCCGCTGAAGGTGACGCTGTCCCTGGGCATCTCGACGGGGCCAGACCACGGCTACGACAAGCAGCACCTCATCGATCTATCGGATCAGTGCTTGTACCACGCCAAGCGCAACGGCCGGAACCAGTCGGTGACGGTGGCTCAGATGCAGGGCGGCCGGAAGCTCCAGGTGGCGGAGGCAGGGTAG
- a CDS encoding FmdB family zinc ribbon protein has protein sequence MPIYEYACQSCGKIIDVLQKISDPPPPACTECHAENTLTKVVSRSSFVLKGGGWYSDLYSSTKKDGSSSSSSSSGSSASSSSGGSTSSSSTASSSASTSSSPAPAPSAPASSTKS, from the coding sequence ATGCCCATCTACGAATACGCCTGTCAGAGCTGTGGGAAGATCATCGACGTGCTCCAGAAGATCAGTGATCCGCCCCCCCCCGCCTGCACCGAGTGCCATGCCGAGAACACCCTGACCAAGGTCGTCAGCCGCTCGAGCTTCGTGCTCAAGGGAGGCGGTTGGTACTCGGATCTCTACAGCTCCACCAAGAAGGACGGCTCCTCCAGTTCCAGCTCAAGCTCTGGCTCTAGCGCCAGTTCCAGCTCGGGAGGGAGCACCTCCAGCAGCAGCACCGCGTCCTCCTCGGCGAGCACCTCCAGCAGCCCGGCTCCGGCACCGTCTGCGCCGGCCTCGAGCACCAAGAGCTAG
- a CDS encoding Fur family transcriptional regulator — protein MEEVRLVGGALPVNEQEKKEEVLNRYMEQHGLKSTRQRSLIIDTFFAIGGHLSVEELWSKVREQDAKVSVATVYRTMKLLNDCGLAHARNFGDGQTRYEAAAGREHHDHLICTRCGRIVEFENDRIEAMQEAVARKHGFTVTSHKMELYGLCRDCQRQPPVPKTEA, from the coding sequence ATGGAAGAAGTCCGGTTGGTGGGAGGTGCGCTGCCCGTGAACGAGCAGGAGAAGAAGGAAGAAGTCCTCAACCGTTACATGGAGCAGCATGGCCTGAAGAGCACGCGCCAGCGCAGCCTCATCATCGACACGTTCTTCGCCATTGGGGGCCACCTGTCGGTCGAAGAGCTGTGGAGCAAGGTGCGGGAGCAGGACGCCAAGGTGTCGGTGGCCACCGTGTACCGGACGATGAAGCTGCTCAACGATTGTGGGCTGGCGCATGCCCGCAACTTTGGCGACGGGCAGACCCGCTATGAGGCGGCGGCGGGCCGCGAGCACCACGATCACCTCATCTGTACCCGCTGCGGCCGCATCGTGGAGTTCGAGAACGACCGCATCGAGGCCATGCAGGAGGCCGTGGCGCGCAAGCACGGCTTCACGGTGACGTCCCACAAGATGGAGCTGTACGGCCTGTGCCGCGACTGTCAGCGCCAGCCGCCCGTGCCCAAGACCGAGGCATGA
- a CDS encoding catalase, whose translation MSIDERSKDQDLARNRSDATGQYLTTDQGIRVEHTDDSLRAGTRGPTLLEDFHFREKMMRFDHERIPERVVHARGAAAHGYFQVYASQAKYTKAAFLQDPSQKTPVFVRFSTVAGSRGSADTARDVRGFAVKFYTQEGNFDLVGNNIPVFFIQDGIKFPDVIHAVKPEPHHEMPQAASAHDSFWDFVSLVPETAHMIMWVMSDRAIPRSYRMMEGFGVHTFRFVNDQGVSRFVKFHWKPLLGVHSLVWDESQKLAGKDPDYHRRDLWEAIEQGDFPEYELGVQIIEEADAAKLGVELLDATKLVPEELVPVQRIGKLTLNRNPTNYFSETEQVAYCTANIVPGIDFTDDPLMQARLFSYLDTQITRLGGPNFAEIPINRPVAPVHNHQQDGFHRQTINTSRANYHPNSLGGGCPMLASTRQGGFAHFPEKLAGEKTRVRSQSFADHFSQAAMFFRSLSAPEQQHVIDALRFELGKVEVKEIRKRVVDEILAKIDGTLAAQVAQGVGVPAPKAVAPPKSVADSSPALSMENTKKDSIKTRRIAALVADGVDATALQALRAELKRQGAQLKIIAKHLGTVTAAGGQPVEVDKSAVTTASIEYDAVFVPGGAVSVETLKRDGDARHFILEAYRHYKAIGVSKEGVDLLKSCGIDAAAPGIATDTGGADAFATAFVDAIKKHRHWDRKDTESTPA comes from the coding sequence GTGTCGATTGACGAGCGGAGCAAGGACCAGGACCTGGCGAGGAACCGGTCGGACGCCACAGGCCAGTACTTGACGACGGATCAAGGCATCCGTGTCGAGCACACCGATGATTCCCTCCGGGCTGGGACACGGGGGCCTACGCTCCTGGAGGATTTCCACTTCCGCGAGAAGATGATGCGCTTCGACCATGAGCGCATCCCGGAGCGCGTGGTCCATGCCCGGGGCGCCGCCGCCCATGGCTACTTCCAGGTGTATGCGTCTCAGGCCAAGTACACGAAGGCCGCGTTCCTCCAGGACCCCTCGCAGAAGACGCCGGTGTTCGTGCGCTTCTCCACGGTCGCCGGTTCACGGGGCTCGGCGGACACGGCGCGCGACGTGCGGGGCTTCGCGGTCAAGTTCTACACGCAGGAGGGCAACTTCGATCTCGTCGGCAACAACATCCCCGTCTTCTTCATCCAGGACGGCATCAAGTTCCCGGATGTCATTCACGCCGTGAAGCCCGAGCCGCACCACGAAATGCCCCAGGCGGCTTCGGCCCATGACTCCTTCTGGGACTTCGTCTCGCTCGTGCCCGAGACGGCACACATGATCATGTGGGTCATGTCCGATCGGGCCATTCCGCGCAGCTACCGCATGATGGAGGGCTTCGGGGTTCACACCTTCCGCTTCGTGAACGACCAGGGGGTGTCGCGCTTCGTCAAGTTCCACTGGAAGCCCCTGCTGGGGGTCCACTCGCTCGTCTGGGACGAGTCCCAGAAGCTGGCCGGCAAGGATCCGGACTACCACCGGCGGGATTTGTGGGAGGCCATCGAGCAGGGAGACTTCCCCGAGTACGAGCTGGGCGTGCAGATCATCGAGGAAGCGGACGCGGCCAAGCTCGGCGTCGAGTTGCTGGATGCGACGAAGCTCGTCCCGGAGGAGCTGGTGCCCGTTCAACGCATCGGCAAGCTCACGCTCAACCGCAACCCCACGAACTACTTCTCCGAGACCGAGCAGGTCGCCTACTGCACGGCGAACATCGTGCCGGGCATCGACTTCACCGATGACCCGCTGATGCAGGCGCGCCTCTTCTCGTACCTGGACACGCAAATCACCCGGTTGGGGGGGCCGAACTTCGCGGAGATTCCCATCAACCGCCCGGTGGCCCCCGTGCACAACCACCAGCAGGATGGGTTCCACCGGCAGACGATCAACACCAGCCGCGCCAACTACCACCCGAACTCCCTGGGCGGTGGTTGCCCGATGCTCGCCTCCACCCGCCAGGGGGGCTTCGCCCACTTCCCGGAGAAGCTCGCCGGGGAGAAGACACGCGTGCGCAGCCAGAGCTTCGCGGACCACTTCAGCCAGGCGGCAATGTTCTTCCGCAGCCTCTCGGCCCCCGAACAGCAGCACGTCATCGACGCGCTCCGCTTCGAGCTCGGCAAGGTGGAGGTGAAGGAGATCCGCAAGCGCGTCGTCGACGAGATCCTCGCGAAGATCGATGGGACGCTCGCCGCGCAGGTCGCCCAGGGGGTGGGTGTCCCAGCGCCGAAGGCGGTGGCTCCGCCGAAGTCCGTGGCCGATTCGTCTCCCGCGCTGAGCATGGAGAACACGAAGAAGGACTCGATCAAGACCCGGCGCATCGCGGCGCTCGTGGCCGATGGGGTCGATGCCACGGCGCTTCAGGCGCTCCGAGCGGAGCTGAAGCGCCAAGGCGCGCAGCTGAAGATCATCGCCAAGCACCTGGGCACGGTCACGGCCGCGGGAGGACAGCCCGTGGAGGTCGACAAGAGCGCCGTGACGACCGCGTCCATCGAGTACGACGCGGTCTTCGTCCCTGGGGGCGCCGTGAGCGTGGAGACGCTGAAGCGGGATGGGGATGCGCGGCACTTCATCCTGGAGGCGTACCGCCACTACAAGGCCATCGGTGTGTCGAAGGAGGGTGTCGATCTGCTGAAGTCCTGCGGTATCGACGCCGCCGCACCGGGCATCGCCACGGACACGGGGGGGGCCGATGCCTTCGCCACCGCGTTCGTCGACGCCATCAAGAAGCACCGTCACTGGGACCGCAAGGACACGGAGAGCACCCCGGCCTGA